The Gracilibacillus caseinilyticus genome segment GGCCGGTTAAAAGCGAAAAATCTTGATATCGAAGACAAGCGTGGCGAAGCGGCAAAAGTGTTTATGTCTACAAGTCACTGCTCTTCAGGTTGTACGTTAGGAGACGCAGTAGGTGTTCCTTTTGTTGCCATTACCGGTTTAACGATTGCAGGGTCTACATTATTTACCCATTATACTGTACAATTTATATTGGCTTATTTATTTGGTATCATTTTTCAATTTTATGCGATCTATCCGATGCATAAGGATAAAGGTGTAGCACACGCTATCAGATCTGCCATTAAAGCCGATTCCTTATCTTTAATAGCATTTGAAATTGGCATGTTTGGCTGGATGGCGATTGTTCACTTTCTGTTATTTACACAGCCACCCGAGCCAACGACGCCAACCTACTGGTTTATAATGCAAATTGCAATGATTTTAGGTTTTCTTACCAGTTATCCTGCCAATTGGCTACTTGTTAAACAAGGAATCAAAGAAGCTATGTAAATAGTGAAAAAAAAAAACGGGCATAACCCGGTCTTAACTACAAAATAATATACAACTACCTGTAATATGGATTATGTTAAGTGGCACATATCGGTCATTTTGAAATGATTCACCTTTACCAGCCACTTTTTGCCCTGTGGGAGTCTATGTGCCGCCTGCGCTATGGTATGGTACAGACTTTTTAAGGAGACAAAACCAGCCGGGAAACACCAGCATTTGTCTTCTTTCTTTTTAAACACTACAAATCTTGTTGCACTGCTACCCACTTTTGTCTTCTTTCTTCCTAAACGATACAAATCTCTGGCTACTGCTTCCCACTTTTGGTCCCTTTCTCGCTAAACAATACAAATCTCTGATGACTGCTACCCACTTTTGGTCCCTTTCTCGCTAAACGATACAGGGCGTTTTTGATCGAATGCTCCCCTCTTTCGACCATTAACCGCATCTCACATACAGCTATGAAATAATTTACACATTTTACCACAATTCGTACTATAGTCTGTTTTATTCCAAATAATTACACAATTAAAATATGCCTTCTTGGCGTAGATGTCTAACATACTCTATCAATAGCTTCGTTTCTTCTTTTCTATAAAAAAGTAGACACTTCACTCCAACAACTATTGACGTGCGCCCACTGGAAACGAAGCAATTTTTAGGAGCTTTGGGGGAGTGCTACAGCATTTGTAACAGCTAAAAGTAAGGATTTTAAGCATTGTTACAGTGAATGATGAAATCGGTGGAGACTGCCCAAAATGCTACCTCTTGCGTCAGTTGTAAAACCAATACTAGGACGTAGACCAACCACGGAGACTCCCGCGCGCGGGACATGCAGGACGCGGAGTGGTTGGCCGGATCGGTCTCCCACTGAAACATTTCAAAGTTACCACTGTGTTAGTTGACATAATCCATATTATATAAGCACCCATCAATCATGTTTAGCATGTTTACTTCTATGACTTTACTTTTATATTTTCTAAGATCCCATCATTACCTCTTGCTTCATTTCCAAATCCTCCAATAAATGATATTGCGGTGGTACTCGATCCCCATCAGTATTAAAGAAAAACAAATTCCTTTTTGCGAAATGGAGTTTTATAGTGCCGTTAATCGCTTCCCATTCACTCGGAGTCTTTACATTTAATTTTCCGTAATCGGTTTGCACACGATAAATGGTTTCACCACCAAGCTGTTCAGTAGAAAGAAGCTCTCCTTCTAAGCAATAATCAAAGCTATCATTTACTACTTCTGTCGTCATACTGATTTTTTCAGGACGAATCCCTATCTTGTATTCTCCCATTTCCATGATATTCACTGGCGGTGAACCGATAAATTGTGCGACGAACAGATTCTGCGGGTTGGTATAAATATCTTTCGGTGTACCCTGCTGCATGACTTTGCCCTGGTTTAAAATAATAATGTACGATCCCATCGACATCGCCTCTATCTGGTCATGGGTGACATATAAGAATGTCGTTTTTAATTGTTGATGCAGTTCGATCAGTTCCTGACGCATGTGATTACGCAATTTGGCATCGAGATTGGATAATGGTTCATCCATAAAAAATGCGCCAGGCCGTTTCACAATCGCTCTCGCCAGTGCCACACGCTGTCTTTGCCCTCCGGATAACTGTTTTGGCCGCTTTTGTGCATGTTCTTTTAGTTCTACCATTTGCAGGACGTTGTCAATTATCGATTTCCTTTCCTCTTTCGTAACTTTTTTAATTTTTAAACCATACTCGATATTTTGATATACTGTCATATGCGGATAAAGTGCATAATTCTGGAAAACCATCGCAATATTGCGATCTTTTGGTTCCTTTTCCGTAATATCATCGGTGTCCATTAAAATTCTGCCGGATGACTCCTCTTCCAGACCAGCCAAAATTCTCAACAATGTCGATTTACCACAGCCAGAAGGACCTAGCAGGATCGTGAAGGAACCATCTTCGATCTCCAAATTAATATCATTTAGCACATTTGACTTTCCAAAAGATTTATTCAGGTTTTCTAATGTTATATTCGCCACTGTTCTCCCTCTTTTCTGTTTTATTTAATACCATAACGGACAAACGACTCAATAATATGTTTTCTTAGTAAGAAATAAATCAGTAAAATCGGTAAACATGAAATAGTTGTCGCAGCCATCAAGGAGCCCCACATGTTGACATCGGAATTGACAAAGGAACGTAAACCAATTTGAATTGGTGAATTCTCCATTTCCGTTGTAATCAACATCGGCCAGAGATATTCATTCCATCCACTGATAAATAATAAGATTCCTAAAGAAGCTACCGTTGACTTAATATTAGGTAATATAATTTTGACTAGAATAAAGAAATCCTTCTCCCCATCCAACCTCGCCGATTCAATTAATGCCTGCGGGAAGGAACGAAAACTTTGATACAGTGACAAAATGGCAAAAGTCGAAACAGATAAAGGAATAACAATACCAATCAATGTTTCATTTAAACCTAGCTGATTGATCAGTACGTAGTTTGGAATCATAATGACCTGCATCGGTATTAGCCATGACAGACTTAATATTGTATAAATAATGGTGGCACCTTTTACTTGCCACCTCACTAAAGCATAGCTCGTTAAGATACTGGTAACCAATTGCAATGCCGTTAACAGAATGGCGACAACAAATGAGTTAAGCATCATTCGTAAAATCGGCATTTCCTGAAAGGCATATATGTAGTTTTGAAACGTAGGAACCATCGGTATTAAGGAAGATGTGAATATTTCACTTTCGTTTTTAAACGATGAAATGATCATCCAATACAACGGAAACATCGCCAGCAGACTGAACACAATCATAATAAAATGCTGAAATACAGTCACGAATGTGAATCGTTTATGCTTCATCAGTGAGCCTCCCTAGTTATCATAAAAAGCATATTTTTTTGAAAACAGATTAAAAACAAATGCGATGATTCCGAACACGACAAAGAACATCAGGGCTGCGGCAGCACTAAGACCAACATCCATATTGGCAAAACCATATTTGTACATCTCATAATATATATTGGTCGATGTACCAAAAGGTCCCCCACGAGTTAACATATCGATATAAGCAAATGTCCATTGGCTCGAAAATAGTAAGCTCATCATTAGAATCAACAGAATCATCGGAGACAATAACGGTAATGTCAAATCCTTAAATTGCTGAAAACGACTCGCGCCATCAAGTGAGATTGCCTCATAATAATCCTTGCTAATCCCCGTCAATGCAGCGGAAAATAAGATTGTTCCAAAGCCCATCATCTTCCATCCCGTAATAAACAAAATCAACCACTTGGCAAATAACGGATCGGAAAAGAATGCGATGTTTGTATTAATAATACCTAGATCTAATAAAACGGTATTAACTAAACCATTTGTCGGGTGAAACATCCAGCGCCATATCGCTCCATCCGAGACAGGGGCTAAAATTAACGGAATAAAAAACATCGTCCGATATACGTTCTTCATTTTTCCTTCCATATTATGCGTCGCCACAGCAAGGATTAACGGAATGATAATCGAAAAGGGTATGATCCCAACCGTATAAAAAACAGTATTCAAAATGGACACACCAAAATCCTTGCTTGTTAAGAGCCGAACAAAATTTTCAAATCCTACCGGACTGGGCACTGTCCCCGGAACCATCCCCCACTTTTGAAATGCTAGAGAAAAAGTAGAAAACAACGGATAATACATCCAAATCCACAACAACAGAAAGGTAGGCAATAGATACAAGTACGGCTTGGCAAATAATCGTAATTTCTTGGCAGTGAATTTTTTCGATGGAACAGACTCCAATGTCGAAATCCCGATCGAATTTCCTTGATTATTTCGCATATCCTTCCATCCCTTATTCTTTAGAATTTGTATATCACTCGGCTTGCAAAAAGGGAAACCTCCCCCCCTTTTTCACAAGCAAGTATGCCATTATTTTAATAAACCATTAATTTCTTCTTGTGCATTGTTTAACGTATCTGCAACATCTGCATCTGTTGTAATTGCCTCCACAATCGCATCTGTGAAAATGGCTGATGTCTCTGCAGCGTTTTCTCCTGGCCAAATCGTAGTTGGTTGAATCTCTTCTAGTTGTTCTAAATTGATTTTATAAAGAGGATTTTCCTCAACAAATGGCTTTAAATATTCCTCTTGATCTGCCAGTTCTGTTCTTAACGGTAAATATCCAATTTCCTGTGTAATCGTTGTATATCCTTCAGCACCCGTCACATATTTAATGAATTCCCATGTCGCTGCTCGTTTTTCATCTGTATCGGGACGGACAGTAAGTGCACTTCCTGAATTGACAGGCACGCTTGGCTGATCACCGAATTGCGGTAACGGTCCGCCATACAACTCCCACCCGCCTGCTTCTGCAGCTGCTTTCATCCCACTATGCAAGGCCGTTGATGTAATATACATACCTAAATTACCAGCAAGAAACTGTTCAGGGACTTCTGTCGTGGAGCCAACTGCATGGGCACCGCTTTGGTAAATGTCCTTCCATATTTCCACTGCTTCGATGCCTTCTTCACTTGCAAACATTGCCTCAGATCGGTCTTCCGAAAGAATCTGTGCACCATTACTGAAGAAGACGCCATCTGTTACCCAGCCATTATCAGGCTCAAGTGCAAATCCGTCTTTTCCGGTCTCTTCTTTGATTTGCACGGCATATTCCTTCACTTCTGCCCATGTTTCAGGAGGATCATTAGGATCTAATCCTGCTTCTTCAAAGATCGAACCATTAATAAACACAATCGGTGTACTGAAGGTAAATGCTAATCCGTACATTTTGCCATCGATCACACCTAATTGTCGTGCATTTTCAGAGATTCCTTGTAAATGTTCTTCTAACTCATCTTCTGGAAAAACATCTTCATACGCTTGAAAACCAAGTGATAACCTGGATGCGTCCAACATCGGGAAGACGTTCTGTACGATATCTACTTCTTTCCCCGCTACAATATCTGCACGATACTGTTGGAAGTTCGGATCGGCTACCCCCTCTACTACGACACCTTTTTCTTTTCCGACAGTTTCATTAAAATCATTAATCAGCTTCTTCATCCCTTCTTTCATTGTCGGATATGCCAGGCTGTATGAATAGAAGGTAATCTTCGTCGGATTTTCTGGATCTAATTCAGGCAAAGTCGTTGTCGCTTCCCCTTCGCTTGCATTGGCATCCTGCACAGAACCAATTCCACAAGCCGACAAAAGTAATAGCACTACAGTAAAAACAATCAGGTTTTTGAGATATTTAGCCATTTGTTTGCCTCCTCTTTAAGCGTGTGTCATTTCGTCAATGCTATAACTGAATAGCACTTTATTTGTTTCTGGTACACGATTGACTTGTATTTTCAACTGTTTGTTTTGGATTGTGCAAACGTTAAATGCACTATTATTTGTAAAATGAGCTTGGACACCATCAAATTCTACGCCGAAGCAAGAACCTTCTGCAGCAGACGAAATAAAACCCGGGTATTGCTCGATTAGATTTTGATGAATATGTCCACTTAACACAGCGAACACTTCATCTTGATTTTGGACAACATTTAGTAATTCTTTTGAATTTTTCAAACTGTGTTCACCGAATGTTTGCTCCTCATCAATTGGATGATGGACGACAACGATAGAGCCATTTTCCGTTGTTTCTGCTAACTGTGCTTTTAACCATGTCAATTGCTCTTCACTTACAAGGCCAGTTCCACTCTTATCGTAGCTGGAATCTAATACGATTAAACGATAGCCATTGATCGCTTCTGTATAGAATAGCTCATCATTGCAATCTGTTTTCCCGTGGAATGTTTCCCAGTAAGCAGCAGTAACATCATGGTTACCTAAGCTAAGATATACAGGTAATGTGGTGTGTTCTTCCAGTAAAGCTTTATAATACTGGTAATCTCCCACACCACCTTCATGTACCAGATCACCTGATATCAGTATAAAATCAAGTTGTTCTTTATTATTTTCAGCAAATTGCAAGATTTTTGTTAATTGAGAGCTTGGGTTTGTGTTGATTTTGTCCAACCCTTCTAAAAAGCTTCCTTCATACTCTCTTAAAACATGGGTATCTGTTAAATGGATAAATTTTAATTCACTCATTATGAACACCTCTCCCTTTTTTATTCTAAGCAATAATCTTGTATTGCCTTGCGATCTTCAGCAGTTATGCCGTATTCTTGTTCGAGAAAAGCTTCAAAGCTATCATAGTTTTGCAAGATATTTTGATAAGACATGTCAATATAGCGTTCTTGTAATAAAAATTGCTCTTTGAATTTAGCTGCCTGTTCTTCTGAAACCATTCCATTTAACTTTTGAAAAATTTCACTATGGTACCCGTCTAATAGCACATTGGATAATAAGAAATCTTCTACTATTACTTCCCAATCGACCCCTAGTGTTAATAGAATCAGCATGCTTCCTACACCCGTTCTGTCTCTCCCTCCCGCACAATGCTGTACTAATGGGAGATTTAATCCCGGATTCTTTAATAGTGACATTAAATGATAATAGGAAGGGTTTCCAACTGGAATACTTTTGTACAGCTCCATTAAAAGGTCATTAGCGAAATATTCAAACTTCTCTGATTGCATGAATTCTTCGAGCGAATTATATGCTGGTTTTCCTGTTTCCTGATTGACCGATACTCTTATATAATTGACTCTTTCTAAATGAGGATCAGGTCTCTTGGTTGCCTCATCTGCAGTTCTGTAATCAAAAATCGTTCGGATGGCGATTTTTTGAATGTACGCTTTATCTTCTGCCGTCATATCTGTCAGGTCAGCTGCTCGAAATAGTAACCCTTTCTTGATAAAACGGCCATCCTTTGTTTTGATTCCACCCAAATCGCGGAAATTCATTACACCTTCTAGGTTAATCGGTTGACTGCTGTTTGCTTGTACATCGACACTCACGATTCATTTCTCCTTTATTTGTTTGGTAGGTACTATCATGAAAGTTATCATCACTCCCTTTCTTTGATTCTAATCCTTTATATTAAGTAGCATACTACTAGAATGTTAATTAAGTTTGAAGGAAATGTAAAAGTTTCATAAAGTGAGACGTATCAATGGGTTAACGTACGTTATGTCCTGCTTGAGTCTTTATATGATTGAGCGAATTAGTAGATTTTCATAAAATGAAACTAATGCTTTTCAGTCCTGTAAGTTTGATGTATTCTTATTACAATGAGTCATTAAGATTTGTCATATGAAGGGACTTTTGTATATGGAAGGAAATTCACTACTAGAAGATGCCTATCAAATTATTCGCAAAAAAATACTGACCTGTGCTTTACCGCCAGGCAGCTTACTATCCATTTATAAATTAGCCGAAGAACTGGAAATGAGCCGGACACCGATTTCAAATGCGATTGCACGATTAGAACGGGAAGGTTTAGTAACACCATTAAAAAATAGAGGAGTACTAGTCAAACAGCATTCTCCACGTGAGTTGATCGAAATGTTTCAGATCAATTACTCCTATCAGCTTTTTGTCTTGCATGTGGTAGAGAGAAAAGGTCATCAGTCCTTTGATTTAGAAGAATTAAGGAAGATTGTAGAAGAGCAGCAGCAGGCAAAAACAGAGCAGGATTATATCACTTATGTTCAGCTTTCATTAAAATTCATTCGAACATTTATTAGTACCATTGAAAATGAGGCAATACTTGCCCACGTTGATGCGAACAGTGACAAAATCATGATCAGTTCTGTCGCAGCCTATCATGCTTATCCAAATAAACGGATATACTCCGGATTGAGCTACAACCAAAAAATGCTCGAAGCGCTGGAGAACAATGACTTTGACCAGGCACGCCTTCACGCAGACCAATATTTTGATAAGGTAAAAGAGAGGATTATATTAAAAGTGTAATAAGAAGAAACTAATATCCGTGCTGACCACATTCACTATAGGTATCATGAAGGGACTCTATGTTTTTACGGAATAATAAAAACCGGGAAAGCCTACCCGATGCTGACTAACAAAATAATATGGATTATGTAAAGTGGAACTGTCTGATATTGTAGTAATTTTGATAGATTTCATCTGCTTAGCAAAGCTCCGGAAATATGCTCCGCGTCCTGTGGGCACGGCTTCAGCTAACTTTGGAAAGAAAATTCTTTTCTTTCCAAAGTGGATCTTCAGCTCGCGCTGATTCCACGGGAGTCTTCGCATATTTCCTACGCTTAAGTGAAGTGCTGCAATGTATGGAACAGCTGAAAGCAGTCGTGCTCGGCATTATAAATCATCAAATTAAGGTGTAAATCTCGCAGATAGTGCTCCATATCCTACCTGTTGCATTATTTGTGGAGCTATACATGAGCTTAGGCCAACCACGGAGCCTCAGCCGTGCCCCGCAGGACGCGAAGTGGTTGGCCCGAGCGATAGTCCAGCAGATAATATATTTCAAAATACCACTAAGCAGCTAGTTGACATCATCCATATTATAAGAACCCAATGTATAAAGAAAAAGGAACCGAAGCATCGGTTTCTTTTTTTATGAACGAATCTCCCAATCTATCGGCTCCAATCCATTCTCTTCTAATAATTGATTCGTCTTGGAGAATGGTTTGCTGCCGAAAAAGCCGCGATGTGCGGATAATGGGCTCGGATGGGGCGACTTGATCACATAATGCTTTGATAGATCAATAAGTGCTTGTTTCTTTTGAGCCGCAGCGCCCCATAAGATATAGACAACCGGAGTTTGTTTTTGATTTAGCGTTTGAATCACCTGATCCGTAAACTGCTCCCATCCTTTTCCTCTATGGGAGTGCGCCTGGCCTTGTCTGACTGTCAACACGTTATTCAGCAATAATACCCCCTGCTTGGCCCAATCCACTAGATAACCATGACTTGGGATTGGATGACCTAGGTCTGCATGCAGTTCCTTATAAATATTGCGCAATGAAGGCGGAAGACTGACCTCAGGTTTAACTGAAAAACTTAACCCATGCGCCTGGTCAGGGCCATGATAAGGGTCTTGTCCAAGAATAACGACTTTTACCTTTTCAAATGAAGTATAGTGTAATGCATTAAAAATATCATACATATTTGGATAAATGGTTTGATGCTGATATTCTTCTTTCAAAAATGCACGTAGTTGCTGGTAATAATCTTTCTGAAATTCTGGCTCGAGCCAATTTGCCCAATCATTGTGTAAAATATATTCTGTCATGATCATCGACCTCTACTTTGTGTTAAAAATGCTTCTACTTCCTGTTTTGTCGGTATACCGGCTTGAGCACCGATTTTACCGACTGAGATGGCAGCCGCTGCATTCGCAAATGTAACAGCCTCTGTTAAACTACATTTCTCTGCTAATGCAACAGCAAGCGCGCCATTAAACGTATCTCCTGCACCCGTCGTATCGACCACTTGTACTGGGTGCGATGCAGCCGCCCGCTCGATACCATCTTCCCAGTAGCTGACTCCTGCTTTTCCCTTAGTAATAATCAACTTTTCATCGTTTTGCTCTTGGAATAGCTGACTCCATTCTGTTTCATTAGGTGTGATATAGGTAGCCGCATCCCAAGCCGATGCAGCCAATGCCATCGCAGGAGCAGGATTAACAATCACCGGAATGCTATGTTGCTTACAAAGCTGCATACAGTATTCAATCGTTTCTTTCGGTATTTCAAATTGTAACAAAACATAGTCACTATTCAATATGGCTTCTTGTCTTTCTTTTATATAGTCTGGTGTCACTCGCTGATTTGCACCAGCTACAATCATAATGCGATTGTCTTGCTCTGATAAAATAATATTTGCCAAACCACTTGGCGTCTTTTGGATGCGATCCACATACTGTGCCGAAACCTGTTCATCTTGTAAATTGGTTAATAAGCTGTCCGCAAATGGATCATCACCAACACAGCCAATCATCGTCACATCAGCTCCGAGTCGCGCAGCTGCAACAGCCTGATTCGCACCTTTTCCTCCGGGCACCGTATGAAAATTTTTCGCTCTGACCGTTTCACCTTGTGACGGGACAGCGTCGGTTTCCGTAACCATATCCGTATTAATACTGCCCACTACTGTAATTCTTGGTTTTGTCACACTTACTCACTCCTCTCGCCATAGGAAACTATCGCTTTTTTAAAAACGGACCAAAATTTCACCTGATCAAGTCCTGTTGCTAAATAGGTGTTTGGTTCTTTTCCTGTCACTCCCAAATGATCTACAACTGTCATTCCGTATGTATGTTCACCTTTCGTTTCTATTGCAACATGTACATGCTCAAAGTTGAAAATATCCGGTTCTATTAAATGAACAATCGTACACGCATCATGAATCGGCCCTCCCGGGAAGTCAAAATGATCACGATACGCTTGAATAAAGAAAGTCAGCAGATCCGAGACAAATTCACTGACCGGGTTCTCCATTTTACGCAGTTCATCTACTGTCTCCGTCGTTGCTAATGCTTGGTGGGTTACGTCTAAGCCAAACATTCGCACAGGTATCCCACTTTCCAAAACAATCTTTGCTGCCTCTGCATCTACATATATATTAAATTCAGCTGCTGGCGTCCAGTTTCCAAAGGTTCCACCGCCCATTAAAACAATTTCCTGTATGTTTTGTTTTATTTTGGGCTCTTTCACTAGAGCAAGTGCAATATTGGTTAACGGTCCAGTTGGCACTATCGTAATTGGCTCATCGGCATCGAGCAGTTTTTCGATGATAAAATCTACCGCATGCTGATCGATCGCTTGTCGACTCGGCTCATCCGGTAATAACGGCCCATCCAGCCCAGTCTCACCATGAATTTCTTCCGCAATCTCTGCTTCTTTTACCAATGGTCTTGTCGCACCTTGTGCTACCTGAACATGATCTAATCCAATAATATCGCACACCTTTAACGCGTTTAATGTATTTTTTTCGACTTGTACATTTCCTGCTACCGTTGTTATCCCGATAATCTCGAGAGGACTGATGCTAGAAGCAGCAAGTATAATCGCAATAGCATCATCATGCCCCGGGTCACAGTCAAGGATCACTTTCATGTCATTTCCTCCTCTATGTAGATAAGTGGGTTTCTATAACAACATTGTAATCGTTTTGTACATGCTTACACAATGAAGACGATGTTTAGGATTTTACTTAGGATAAGCAACTTAGTTTTTTCTTTTTAACCTTACAGTAAATGTGGGGTTTAATTATCCTAGTAATGGTTAAAAAAAGAGGATGTACTTCGTTATATATCAAATGTTCAGATATTAAATATTAAACAGGGGGGTTTTCTTATATAGACGATGCAAAAACATACGAAGTAATGGAAGGTCAATTAGATTATAAAATAAAAAATAAAAGGTTAAAGTCCTGCCATATAAGTAGTTGCCTAATGTTGCACTTGGAATACTAAACAACAGAAGCCCATTTACCGTGTATAAGTATATAATAAAGAGCAGTGTTATCTATGTACACTGCTCTTTATTATATTATAGCTCAACCCATGTATATTTAATTCCCCAACTCTCTCTTGAAAGGGCCTCGATTTTCTTAACAATTTCATCCTCTATCGCAAAAGCGTCACCTTTTTCGTAAGGGTTGTAATGAAACGCATACAGCCTAGATGTAAATTCATGAAATGGTAAAGATGATTCTCCTGGTATCTCCCCATTTCCAGTAACCTTAGGTTCAATACCCTGTCCCCAATTTTGAGCACCATCATTATTTGGATTATAGAAATATATACGATACTGACCGCTTGGGTCCTGTGCAATACGTTGAACCGACACGGCATGCAATCCAAGTAGGTCACTGAACGAATTTGTAATAAAAATTCCAACTGGATTTGGATAAATAAGTTCATAACCTTCGTTATATTCTGGATGATGAGTCGAATAAAACAAGCGTACAAAGCCCGAATAATCAGCAACTGATCCAGTCATAGGATCAATCACACTACAAAAGCCACGAGATACCCAATTCCCGTAAAATGCAGGGTTCACCCACTTATGTACGTCATCACCTCTAAACTTAACAAGACGGACTAATTCACCGTAAATTTTATCCAAATGAGGGACTAAAACCAGGGAAACGGGACCAAGTTCTTCATGTAAATCTTCTACTAATCCTTTCCCTAAATCCTTAGAGTGGATTGCCTTGCCTTCAAACATAATATCTATATCCCCGTCACGTGCTGCTCTAGGAATTAATTCAAGTAGATATCCTGGGGCATGGACAGACCATAAGCTAATACCACGTGCTGTCTGACAAGTAGGATTCATGCCTTGCCCTACACCCAATGGCTGCCCTAACACACTAAGCGTACCTGCCACTAAGATGTCGTTCGCCGTAATACCTTCATTTCCATTAATTGTACTTAATAAAACCTTTCGAACATCAGGCAATATATCAAGCTCAATCAAACGGCGTAAACCAGGAATCACTGGTGTTGAAGACAAAATGCCTCGCTCAAGCATCCGTGTCAATCCATATAGCGCCTGCTTTAAGGGTGGATGAATAGCTATTTTAATTAAATCACTTACAATAGAAAAATGTTCTTCTAAATTTGCTTTTCCTTTGCTACTTAGATCCAAAGCAATTGGAATAAGCTTGGGGTGATTTCGATTTAAAAACCGAACTAAAATAGTATGGTGACAAGAAACAAGCCCTGTATCTCGCATATATTTTGCAAATTCTTTTGCCTCCTGCTTTAACTCTTTATCCTCTAGTTTTTGTAAAGCCTTACGATATTCTTTAAGGTCATTCTCTTGACTAAGCTTTGTTGGACCATCAATCGCTTTTAAATAATACTCAATTGCTTTTTGCTCTTTCTTGTTTATATCGGACTTTAATAATTGTTTGGCATTTTCAATCATTTTCACTGTCCGATTTACCATAATAGGGCGTTGCGTAATGAGATCGTCAATTTCCTGTATTAATACACTGGAAATAGCTTTAAGTGACAACTCCTCAGCCAAAAATTCAAATAAACGTTCCGCTCTTTTTTTCTCCTTCTCATTCCCTTCGATCCGAGCAGCTTCTGTTTCCTCAGGAAAGATCGTATCTACATTTAATGCCATGATTTCATGCAAGAAATCTTGAGCTTGCTTTTTTGAAACTTTCTCGTGCGTGTGCTTTTCTTTCGCAAGTGAAACCATTCTTATATCGCTAAGGATTTCTACAATTGGTGTCATACCACCTGACATGAGGGA includes the following:
- a CDS encoding tyrosine-protein phosphatase, coding for MSVDVQANSSQPINLEGVMNFRDLGGIKTKDGRFIKKGLLFRAADLTDMTAEDKAYIQKIAIRTIFDYRTADEATKRPDPHLERVNYIRVSVNQETGKPAYNSLEEFMQSEKFEYFANDLLMELYKSIPVGNPSYYHLMSLLKNPGLNLPLVQHCAGGRDRTGVGSMLILLTLGVDWEVIVEDFLLSNVLLDGYHSEIFQKLNGMVSEEQAAKFKEQFLLQERYIDMSYQNILQNYDSFEAFLEQEYGITAEDRKAIQDYCLE
- a CDS encoding GntR family transcriptional regulator — its product is MEGNSLLEDAYQIIRKKILTCALPPGSLLSIYKLAEELEMSRTPISNAIARLEREGLVTPLKNRGVLVKQHSPRELIEMFQINYSYQLFVLHVVERKGHQSFDLEELRKIVEEQQQAKTEQDYITYVQLSLKFIRTFISTIENEAILAHVDANSDKIMISSVAAYHAYPNKRIYSGLSYNQKMLEALENNDFDQARLHADQYFDKVKERIILKV
- a CDS encoding uracil-DNA glycosylase, producing the protein MTEYILHNDWANWLEPEFQKDYYQQLRAFLKEEYQHQTIYPNMYDIFNALHYTSFEKVKVVILGQDPYHGPDQAHGLSFSVKPEVSLPPSLRNIYKELHADLGHPIPSHGYLVDWAKQGVLLLNNVLTVRQGQAHSHRGKGWEQFTDQVIQTLNQKQTPVVYILWGAAAQKKQALIDLSKHYVIKSPHPSPLSAHRGFFGSKPFSKTNQLLEENGLEPIDWEIRS
- the rbsK gene encoding ribokinase, with the protein product MTKPRITVVGSINTDMVTETDAVPSQGETVRAKNFHTVPGGKGANQAVAAARLGADVTMIGCVGDDPFADSLLTNLQDEQVSAQYVDRIQKTPSGLANIILSEQDNRIMIVAGANQRVTPDYIKERQEAILNSDYVLLQFEIPKETIEYCMQLCKQHSIPVIVNPAPAMALAASAWDAATYITPNETEWSQLFQEQNDEKLIITKGKAGVSYWEDGIERAAASHPVQVVDTTGAGDTFNGALAVALAEKCSLTEAVTFANAAAAISVGKIGAQAGIPTKQEVEAFLTQSRGR
- a CDS encoding nucleoside hydrolase, with product MKVILDCDPGHDDAIAIILAASSISPLEIIGITTVAGNVQVEKNTLNALKVCDIIGLDHVQVAQGATRPLVKEAEIAEEIHGETGLDGPLLPDEPSRQAIDQHAVDFIIEKLLDADEPITIVPTGPLTNIALALVKEPKIKQNIQEIVLMGGGTFGNWTPAAEFNIYVDAEAAKIVLESGIPVRMFGLDVTHQALATTETVDELRKMENPVSEFVSDLLTFFIQAYRDHFDFPGGPIHDACTIVHLIEPDIFNFEHVHVAIETKGEHTYGMTVVDHLGVTGKEPNTYLATGLDQVKFWSVFKKAIVSYGERSE